In one window of Candidatus Binatia bacterium DNA:
- a CDS encoding zinc-binding dehydrogenase, producing MRAVVMRKQRLVVDEVPDPEPQEGEVLVRTLACGICGSDLHALQHADKLVEAARETGTPFSLDLERDVVMGHEFCCEVLDYGPRTAVTFPRGQRVVSMPLVFRGGGILGVGYSNEVPGGYGELMILSAALLLAVPNGLAAEHAALTEPMAVGVHAVAKAHMQSWDCPIVIGCGPVGLAVIAALKLRGAEPIVAADFSPTRRALAERMGAHVVVDPREQSPFAAYRQAAAGRPAVVFECVGVPGILQDIFRQAPHGARVIVAGVCMEPDRISPIYGINKELAVQFVLGYTPEEFAQTLRHIAEGEIEVAPLVTGQVGLAEVPAAFHELSQPDRHAKIIVRPDRS from the coding sequence ATGCGAGCAGTGGTGATGCGAAAGCAACGGTTGGTGGTCGACGAGGTTCCAGATCCCGAACCGCAGGAAGGCGAAGTGCTCGTGCGCACGCTCGCGTGCGGAATTTGCGGGTCCGACCTGCACGCTCTCCAGCATGCTGACAAGCTCGTGGAGGCGGCACGAGAAACGGGCACGCCGTTTTCCCTCGACCTGGAACGTGACGTGGTGATGGGCCACGAGTTTTGCTGCGAAGTGCTCGACTACGGGCCGCGCACGGCAGTGACGTTTCCACGAGGCCAACGCGTTGTATCGATGCCGCTCGTGTTTCGCGGCGGGGGCATCCTCGGAGTTGGCTATTCGAACGAGGTTCCAGGCGGCTACGGGGAACTCATGATACTATCGGCCGCGTTGCTGCTGGCAGTGCCGAATGGGCTCGCCGCGGAACACGCTGCCCTGACCGAGCCCATGGCTGTGGGTGTTCACGCTGTGGCGAAGGCACACATGCAGTCCTGGGATTGCCCAATTGTCATTGGTTGCGGTCCGGTGGGGCTTGCTGTCATTGCGGCGTTAAAGTTGCGCGGAGCGGAACCCATCGTTGCCGCGGACTTCTCGCCGACACGCCGCGCCTTAGCGGAACGGATGGGGGCCCACGTGGTGGTCGACCCGCGAGAGCAGTCGCCCTTTGCCGCCTATCGGCAGGCCGCCGCCGGACGGCCGGCCGTGGTTTTCGAGTGCGTCGGTGTGCCGGGAATCTTGCAAGACATCTTTCGTCAGGCCCCGCACGGCGCGCGTGTGATTGTGGCTGGCGTGTGCATGGAGCCGGATCGTATCTCACCCATTTATGGCATCAACAAGGAACTTGCGGTGCAATTTGTGCTCGGGTACACGCCGGAAGAGTTCGCTCAAACATTGCGCCATATCGCCGAGGGCGAGATTGAGGTTGCCCCGCTAGTCACTGGCCAAGTGGGTCTTGCCGAAGTTCCCGCAGCTTTTCACGAACTCTCTCAGCCCGACCGCCACGCGAAAATTATCGTCCGACCGGACCGCAGCTGA
- a CDS encoding endonuclease MutS2: MRDRDLEALEFPRVLEQLAAFARSPAGKKACLELRPHVQLREADAALTVTKELAELSAAHGDLPIGEFPDIRAVLLLAARPGATLDGASLLTVRQVLDVAEDTRRFLRQHGRPYPALHPWLERIAPLLELRATLHRALDEHGQVSDDASDELAQVRREIRHLRSRLERRLQALLYEPHMQEVLADHFVTIRHNRYVIPVRSSYAARFEGVVQDRSASGETAFIEPLFAVEANNRLMMAAKEEERLVQRILADLTEMVHSEQPALVATFEALTELDRLSALVRYGRSYQGTVPKLGAEEIRLPGARHPLLLAQQRTVVPVDLMLPQGKSILVITGPNTGGKTVALKTLGLLALMAQSGFLLPAAEGSQLPLFSGVFADIGDEQSLARNLSTFSAHIANLTEIFRSVTPPALVLLDEPGVGTDPEEGAALAIGLLRTLNRPGIRLVATSHYSPVKLFALAEEACLAAAVDFDVESLEPRYHLVYHSIGESLAFPIAARLGLPSEVLEAAAQARSRQGRELAEALARLESARRAYEEKFAATEEARARAEEARREAERLTADLREKKRRQWATELQEAREFLRGLRERGEELLEQVRRGEADRAALRRFLREEHEAVELAGRQWPPPAIAREAAVGDWVEVVGQGVRGRLAKISGERAWIERGSMRFEVPRDRLRAVAGGETQPRTREPETTPAAPVEELREISLLGFRTREAIERLDQFLDAATRAGVVRVRVIHGIGSGALKRAVSEYLEQSPYCVKFRAGESGEGGAGVTIVDLEETT; the protein is encoded by the coding sequence GTGCGCGACCGCGACCTCGAGGCATTGGAGTTCCCGCGCGTTCTCGAGCAGCTTGCTGCCTTTGCGCGCTCGCCCGCGGGAAAAAAGGCCTGCCTGGAGTTGCGGCCACACGTGCAGCTCCGCGAGGCCGACGCTGCCCTTACGGTCACGAAGGAGCTTGCTGAACTGAGCGCCGCGCATGGCGACTTGCCGATCGGCGAGTTCCCTGACATTCGTGCGGTGCTTCTCCTGGCGGCGCGGCCGGGAGCGACGCTGGACGGAGCAAGCCTGCTTACCGTGCGCCAGGTTCTCGACGTCGCGGAGGACACGCGTCGCTTTTTGCGCCAGCACGGCCGGCCGTACCCTGCGTTACACCCTTGGCTCGAGCGCATCGCCCCTTTGCTCGAGCTCCGCGCTACACTCCATCGCGCGCTCGACGAACACGGGCAAGTGAGCGACGACGCCAGCGACGAGCTTGCTCAGGTGCGGCGCGAAATTCGCCACCTCAGATCCCGCCTCGAGCGCCGCTTGCAAGCGCTGCTTTACGAGCCGCATATGCAAGAGGTCCTGGCCGACCACTTCGTCACCATACGCCACAACCGTTACGTGATCCCGGTGCGCAGCAGCTACGCCGCCCGCTTCGAGGGTGTCGTGCAGGACCGCTCTGCTTCCGGGGAAACTGCCTTCATCGAGCCGCTCTTTGCCGTCGAGGCCAACAACCGCCTAATGATGGCCGCCAAGGAAGAGGAACGGCTCGTCCAGCGAATTTTGGCTGACCTGACCGAGATGGTGCACAGTGAGCAGCCGGCCTTAGTCGCCACGTTCGAAGCCCTGACCGAGCTCGACCGCTTGTCAGCCCTGGTGCGCTACGGCCGTTCTTATCAAGGCACGGTGCCCAAGCTGGGGGCTGAGGAAATTCGTTTGCCTGGTGCGCGTCACCCGCTCCTCCTAGCGCAACAGCGAACGGTCGTACCGGTGGACCTCATGCTCCCACAGGGCAAGAGCATTTTGGTCATTACCGGCCCGAACACCGGAGGAAAAACAGTTGCGTTGAAGACCCTGGGACTCCTCGCCCTCATGGCCCAGTCCGGCTTCCTGCTGCCCGCAGCAGAAGGCAGCCAGCTCCCGCTGTTCTCGGGCGTGTTTGCGGACATTGGGGATGAGCAAAGTTTGGCGCGGAACTTATCGACCTTCTCTGCCCACATCGCCAACCTGACAGAAATCTTCCGTTCGGTCACGCCGCCCGCGCTTGTCTTGCTGGATGAACCCGGCGTAGGCACCGATCCAGAAGAAGGGGCAGCCTTGGCGATCGGCTTGCTCCGCACCCTGAATCGACCCGGAATTCGCCTGGTCGCTACTTCCCACTACTCGCCCGTGAAATTGTTCGCGCTGGCCGAGGAGGCATGTTTGGCTGCCGCCGTGGACTTCGATGTGGAGTCGCTCGAGCCCAGGTATCACCTGGTGTACCACAGCATCGGCGAAAGTCTGGCCTTTCCCATCGCCGCCCGTTTAGGGCTGCCCTCCGAGGTCCTCGAGGCGGCAGCCCAAGCTCGCTCGCGACAAGGAAGGGAGCTAGCCGAAGCGCTCGCCCGCTTGGAATCCGCGCGTCGCGCCTACGAGGAAAAGTTCGCGGCCACTGAGGAGGCGCGCGCGCGGGCTGAAGAGGCTCGTCGCGAAGCGGAGCGGCTCACCGCCGACTTGCGCGAGAAAAAGCGGCGCCAATGGGCTACCGAGTTGCAAGAAGCCCGAGAATTTTTACGCGGCTTACGCGAGCGCGGCGAGGAGCTGTTGGAGCAGGTGCGGCGCGGCGAAGCCGACCGTGCGGCGCTGCGGCGTTTCTTGCGAGAAGAACACGAGGCGGTGGAGCTCGCCGGACGGCAATGGCCGCCACCGGCGATTGCGCGGGAGGCGGCCGTGGGGGATTGGGTGGAGGTGGTTGGCCAGGGCGTGCGTGGCCGGCTCGCCAAAATATCGGGCGAGCGGGCTTGGATCGAGCGCGGCAGTATGCGCTTCGAGGTGCCGCGCGATCGGTTGCGGGCCGTGGCCGGCGGCGAAACCCAGCCGCGCACGCGCGAGCCGGAAACTACCCCCGCGGCGCCGGTAGAGGAGTTGCGGGAAATCAGCTTGCTCGGCTTCCGTACCCGCGAGGCGATCGAGCGCTTAGACCAATTCCTCGATGCCGCCACGCGGGCTGGGGTGGTGCGGGTCCGCGTGATCCACGGCATTGGCAGCGGTGCCCTCAAGCGCGCCGTGAGCGAGTACTTGGAGCAATCACCCTATTGCGTGAAGTTTCGTGCAGGCGAGAGTGGCGAGGGCGGTGCCGGCGTTACCATCGTCGACCTAGAAGAAACGACTTAG
- the ispG gene encoding (E)-4-hydroxy-3-methylbut-2-enyl-diphosphate synthase, translating into MAHQNQERQRRTRAVPVGGIVIGGGAPVVVQSMCATKTRDVDATVAQVQQLHAAGAGVVRIAVDNDLEVEALKEIRRQTPGIVLSVDLQENYRLAARVAPYVDKVRYNPGHLHHLERHKSIKDKVAWLVAVAREHGIALRIGVNCGSLAPEFTEKYPQDQLEASVQSAVYHADLMEELGFERFVVSLKDSDPRKVVVSNKRFAALRPQVPLHLGVTEAGMPPEGVIKTRLAFEPLLAKGIGETIRVSLTLPNARKHEEVIAGKQILADVAANRFISAPDFDRGLNIISCPSCSRVENERFVELAEQVRELTRYAANYRITIAVMGCRVNGPGETDDADLGLWCGPTTVNLKRGHRKLGTFSYAEVLPRLKAEVDRLIAERGQGEQPVEA; encoded by the coding sequence ATGGCGCACCAGAACCAGGAACGACAGCGGAGGACGCGGGCGGTGCCGGTGGGGGGCATCGTCATCGGCGGTGGTGCGCCCGTGGTTGTGCAAAGCATGTGCGCCACAAAAACCCGCGATGTGGACGCAACCGTTGCGCAAGTGCAGCAACTTCATGCGGCTGGCGCCGGTGTGGTCCGCATTGCCGTCGACAACGATTTAGAGGTCGAAGCGTTAAAAGAAATCCGCCGGCAAACGCCGGGGATCGTGCTTTCCGTCGACCTCCAGGAAAACTACCGCCTGGCGGCGCGCGTGGCGCCGTATGTGGATAAGGTGCGCTACAACCCTGGCCATCTCCACCACCTGGAGCGACACAAAAGCATCAAAGACAAAGTTGCTTGGCTCGTTGCCGTCGCCCGCGAGCACGGCATCGCTTTGCGCATTGGCGTGAATTGTGGCTCCCTCGCTCCTGAATTCACCGAGAAATATCCGCAGGACCAGCTCGAGGCCTCCGTGCAGTCGGCCGTGTATCATGCCGACTTGATGGAAGAGCTCGGCTTCGAGCGCTTCGTGGTTTCGCTCAAGGACTCGGATCCGCGTAAAGTGGTGGTGTCGAACAAGCGCTTTGCGGCGCTGCGACCACAGGTTCCCCTGCATCTGGGCGTGACCGAGGCAGGGATGCCGCCCGAAGGCGTGATCAAAACTCGCTTGGCGTTCGAGCCCTTGCTGGCCAAAGGGATCGGGGAAACGATTCGGGTGTCGTTGACTCTGCCCAACGCGCGCAAGCACGAAGAGGTGATTGCCGGCAAGCAAATTTTGGCGGACGTCGCTGCAAATCGTTTCATCTCGGCGCCCGACTTCGATCGCGGCTTAAACATCATTTCATGCCCGAGCTGCTCGCGGGTGGAAAACGAGCGCTTTGTGGAGCTGGCGGAGCAAGTGCGGGAACTCACCCGCTATGCGGCCAATTACCGGATCACGATTGCGGTGATGGGCTGTCGGGTAAACGGCCCGGGTGAAACCGATGACGCCGACCTCGGCTTGTGGTGTGGTCCGACCACCGTGAACCTCAAGCGCGGCCACCGGAAGCTTGGCACTTTTTCTTACGCGGAGGTGCTCCCGCGGCTTAAGGCGGAAGTCGACCGCCTCATTGCAGAGCGTGGCCAGGGAGAGCAGCCGGTCGAGGCGTAA
- a CDS encoding VWA domain-containing protein — protein sequence MTWSYVWSRAADVRLGIEEPLWLLAVLALGWFLYWGRHRARWPALAAVLRSVAWIAAVAGLAGLHLRVPLPESPATIVALVDRSASIDEVGRRWQDQFLAELDRRRSPTDEIGVVVFAGEARVVRWPHAAPLSTPLVPAPNAWETNLAAALDAARGLLPAGREAKLVLLTDGNETRGDARSLLPALRAMGTVIHAAIPPRAEEAPTQVTQLFVPQVAPAWTILPVRGVVMHRGAAETAAVRLWVDDALVEASTMKLEPGTTPLNLLWHASDPGTHLVRLEVQPHSSGYSSTGASRDTQVSLTSPLRLLLVSARTNSPLAAVARAQQLELRRVTPEGLRAGAIEWEAYHLVILEEPTGKFPPRIWSELSQYVASGGGLVVVGGESTFGDARLKASGLAELLPVTFEVRRPPRPEREPLSLFLLIDRSNSMGYHIYDRMRRSDDESKLAYARRAALALIEQLRDTDRVGVLAFDSQMYEVAPLAPLAENRGLLEHNIARLQPGGGTDFYEALQRASAELSRQHARGGHIILLTDGDTNRSAIEHEPVLRRLEESGVSVTTIRIGDDTVNLEFLQSISNRTGGKFYHVRDASELPQLLLQDTSRTITQKPRGGSTFAVRAGRPSQVTQAIAWDSAPPLSGYAYTQLKPNAELWLRIDQADRSDPLLAAWNYGAGRVVVFTAAWSEGAEPWLAWPENSQFWAQLLRWTAREISPRDFAVGLEAEGAGAWQLWIESFAERGPAEVLGRLVLGEQVQEPRFSLAGKRKLIGRVQAVPGSKGELTLLVRWQGRSLEERRYSLYFPSAAGRARGEEVREPNRPLLEVLTQATGGRLDAKASDVVTRSQTGGQTAAKSLDWVLLPLAMFAFVGDVAARKLLRTRSR from the coding sequence ATGACTTGGAGTTACGTCTGGTCGCGCGCCGCGGACGTTCGGCTCGGGATCGAAGAGCCGTTGTGGCTACTGGCTGTGCTCGCGCTGGGCTGGTTTTTGTACTGGGGACGGCACCGCGCGCGATGGCCAGCGTTGGCGGCCGTACTTCGCTCCGTGGCGTGGATTGCGGCTGTTGCTGGCTTGGCTGGGCTACACCTGCGCGTGCCGCTTCCCGAGTCGCCGGCAACCATTGTGGCGCTCGTGGATCGCTCGGCGAGTATCGACGAGGTGGGGCGCCGCTGGCAGGACCAGTTCCTTGCGGAGCTCGATCGCCGGCGCAGCCCCACGGATGAAATTGGCGTAGTTGTCTTTGCTGGCGAAGCCCGTGTGGTGCGCTGGCCCCACGCCGCGCCGCTCAGCACTCCGCTCGTGCCCGCGCCAAATGCGTGGGAGACAAACTTAGCGGCGGCTTTGGATGCGGCGCGCGGGCTGTTGCCAGCCGGCCGGGAGGCGAAGCTCGTGTTGCTGACCGATGGCAATGAAACGCGCGGCGATGCGCGCAGCTTGCTCCCGGCGTTGCGTGCAATGGGCACAGTGATTCACGCCGCCATTCCGCCGCGCGCGGAGGAAGCGCCAACGCAGGTCACGCAGCTTTTCGTCCCACAAGTGGCGCCGGCCTGGACGATCCTCCCCGTGCGCGGCGTGGTTATGCATCGCGGAGCCGCAGAAACGGCTGCCGTACGGTTGTGGGTCGACGATGCTTTGGTCGAAGCGAGCACCATGAAACTAGAACCAGGAACCACACCCCTCAACCTTCTTTGGCATGCCAGCGATCCTGGCACGCATCTGGTGCGCTTGGAAGTGCAACCGCACAGCAGCGGCTACTCGTCGACCGGAGCGAGCAGAGACACCCAAGTGTCTCTGACCTCCCCACTGCGGCTCCTGCTGGTGTCGGCGCGCACGAACTCCCCGCTCGCTGCCGTGGCGCGGGCGCAGCAACTCGAATTGCGGCGCGTCACGCCCGAGGGGCTGCGTGCAGGTGCGATCGAGTGGGAGGCTTACCATCTCGTGATCTTGGAAGAGCCCACGGGAAAGTTCCCGCCGCGGATCTGGTCCGAGCTGAGCCAATATGTCGCCAGCGGTGGGGGCCTGGTTGTCGTGGGTGGTGAATCGACCTTTGGCGACGCGCGGTTAAAGGCCAGCGGGCTCGCAGAACTGCTGCCGGTAACTTTCGAGGTCCGACGCCCGCCTCGCCCGGAGCGGGAGCCTCTGTCGCTCTTTCTCCTCATCGATCGTTCCAACAGCATGGGATACCACATCTACGACCGCATGCGCCGCAGCGATGACGAATCGAAGCTTGCGTACGCGCGCCGCGCGGCCCTGGCCCTGATCGAGCAACTGCGGGACACGGATCGTGTCGGGGTTCTCGCCTTCGACTCGCAAATGTACGAGGTGGCACCCCTCGCCCCGCTTGCCGAAAACCGCGGGCTGCTCGAGCACAACATCGCGCGGCTCCAGCCCGGCGGCGGAACCGATTTTTACGAAGCCTTGCAACGGGCCAGCGCGGAACTCAGCCGCCAACACGCGCGTGGGGGCCACATTATCCTGCTGACGGATGGCGACACCAACCGCTCCGCCATCGAACACGAACCCGTACTGCGAAGGCTGGAAGAGTCGGGCGTGAGTGTCACCACGATCCGCATCGGCGACGATACCGTAAACCTCGAATTCTTGCAGTCGATCTCGAACCGCACCGGCGGGAAGTTTTACCACGTGCGCGATGCCAGCGAACTCCCGCAACTGCTGCTGCAGGATACAAGCCGCACCATTACCCAAAAACCGCGTGGCGGCAGTACCTTTGCCGTGCGCGCGGGCCGGCCCAGTCAGGTGACGCAGGCCATCGCATGGGATAGCGCTCCACCGTTAAGCGGGTATGCATACACGCAACTCAAGCCGAATGCTGAGCTCTGGCTTCGCATCGACCAAGCGGATCGCTCCGACCCGTTGCTTGCAGCTTGGAACTACGGTGCGGGCCGTGTGGTCGTGTTTACCGCGGCGTGGAGCGAAGGCGCAGAGCCGTGGCTGGCGTGGCCGGAAAATTCCCAATTTTGGGCGCAACTCCTGCGCTGGACCGCACGCGAGATTTCTCCACGCGACTTCGCCGTGGGCTTGGAGGCTGAGGGAGCTGGCGCCTGGCAACTGTGGATTGAAAGCTTTGCAGAACGCGGCCCCGCAGAAGTCCTCGGTCGCCTTGTGCTCGGGGAACAGGTGCAGGAACCACGTTTTTCGCTAGCCGGGAAGCGGAAACTCATCGGCCGGGTACAAGCTGTGCCCGGATCTAAGGGAGAGCTGACTCTGTTAGTCCGTTGGCAAGGACGCTCGCTCGAAGAGCGGCGTTACTCGCTTTACTTCCCCAGCGCAGCAGGCCGCGCTCGTGGCGAGGAGGTGCGCGAACCCAATCGGCCGCTATTGGAAGTGCTCACGCAAGCAACCGGCGGCCGGCTGGATGCGAAAGCCAGCGACGTCGTAACCCGATCGCAGACGGGCGGGCAAACGGCAGCGAAGTCCCTCGACTGGGTGCTATTACCCTTGGCGATGTTTGCCTTTGTGGGCGATGTCGCCGCTCGCAAGCTTTTGCGGACTCGTTCCCGCTAG
- a CDS encoding VWA domain-containing protein: MRFSEPIAWTFASLALVLLYLYFRPRPRRAIVVPAVFLWPDSPPRQQRRWDPLLLLQLLALGSLVAALAGPYREHVSPTAPKSHVLVLDRSASMQATDAQGTRFAAAKVQALDYLNALRPGDRVAVVAVSEQPEIIVPFSTDHDRVAAQLTALEPYDSAGSLAQALALAQTLANASEPQGRIAVFSDFADADVPPSLLAGAASFPIGRSDRNVGITELTLAQRPWQTIRDSELTIRVRNYGSHLEHGLLAVEWQGRPLLRQGITLPPRESDTVIVERLPGAGMLSIKLTADDLLATDNEAAIWVPEPQPLRLCVTSAQPWPELQTLAQAVPGLRLGRKDCATGTSPADIYLFHRARPPEEFRYPALVIDPPPQQHGAGQRSVRELALVAWDVQHPIFSHWTPAFPSPVKAVGELAPPTGAVPILWGRDRQELVPVAWAAERPARQVWLGFDLAHEPALSVEGFPLAVFLLESLSWLRPVPAAQEFWSVGKPYPLNVGTPAVVRLPNGSEHTLLAEGSFTPHWRGHYEVRGPGGEASFVAVAMDARESDIAPKLALPAAHTRSLPEQPTRTRIPWGSAVLTTALVLLLLEAWASGRLAAEGRR, translated from the coding sequence GTGAGGTTTTCCGAACCCATTGCTTGGACCTTCGCCAGTTTGGCACTCGTGCTCCTTTACCTATATTTCCGCCCGCGCCCGCGCAGAGCGATCGTCGTTCCAGCAGTGTTTTTGTGGCCCGACTCGCCGCCCCGACAGCAACGACGGTGGGATCCTTTGCTGCTCTTGCAGCTTCTCGCGCTCGGTTCTCTGGTCGCGGCCTTAGCCGGCCCTTATCGGGAGCACGTTTCCCCCACGGCCCCAAAGTCGCACGTGCTGGTGCTCGATCGCAGTGCGAGCATGCAGGCAACCGACGCACAGGGCACGCGCTTTGCGGCTGCCAAAGTCCAAGCTCTGGACTACCTAAACGCGCTGCGGCCCGGAGACCGTGTGGCCGTGGTGGCCGTCAGCGAGCAGCCGGAAATCATTGTACCGTTTTCCACGGACCATGATCGCGTGGCAGCGCAATTAACCGCCCTCGAGCCGTACGACAGTGCGGGCAGTCTCGCGCAGGCGTTAGCGCTCGCGCAAACATTGGCCAATGCATCCGAGCCGCAGGGGCGCATTGCCGTGTTCAGCGACTTTGCCGATGCCGACGTGCCGCCGAGCTTGCTTGCCGGCGCCGCTTCGTTTCCCATTGGCAGGAGCGATCGAAACGTCGGCATCACGGAGTTGACCCTGGCGCAGCGGCCCTGGCAAACCATTCGCGACAGCGAACTTACCATCCGCGTGCGCAATTACGGGAGCCATTTGGAGCATGGTTTGTTGGCTGTGGAGTGGCAAGGCCGCCCTCTCCTTCGGCAAGGAATCACACTGCCGCCACGCGAGAGTGACACGGTGATTGTCGAGCGTTTGCCCGGCGCGGGAATGCTGTCGATCAAGCTTACGGCGGATGATCTACTGGCGACGGACAATGAAGCAGCGATTTGGGTACCCGAGCCTCAGCCGTTACGATTGTGCGTTACCTCGGCGCAGCCCTGGCCGGAGTTACAAACGCTCGCGCAGGCAGTGCCCGGCTTACGATTGGGACGCAAGGACTGCGCGACGGGCACCTCGCCCGCCGACATTTACTTGTTTCACCGCGCACGGCCTCCGGAGGAATTTCGCTATCCGGCGCTGGTCATCGATCCACCGCCGCAACAACATGGAGCTGGACAGCGCTCGGTTCGAGAGTTGGCCCTCGTTGCCTGGGATGTGCAACACCCGATTTTTTCTCACTGGACACCCGCGTTTCCCTCTCCAGTCAAGGCCGTGGGCGAACTCGCCCCTCCTACAGGGGCGGTGCCAATTTTGTGGGGCCGAGACCGGCAAGAGTTGGTGCCCGTAGCTTGGGCGGCCGAGCGTCCCGCCCGCCAAGTTTGGCTTGGCTTCGATCTGGCGCACGAGCCCGCCCTCTCCGTGGAGGGTTTTCCCCTTGCCGTTTTCCTGCTGGAGAGTCTCTCGTGGCTTCGGCCGGTCCCGGCAGCACAAGAGTTCTGGAGTGTCGGCAAGCCGTATCCATTAAACGTGGGCACACCGGCTGTCGTGCGTCTGCCGAACGGCAGCGAACACACGCTGCTGGCCGAGGGAAGTTTCACGCCCCATTGGCGCGGCCACTATGAGGTTCGCGGCCCCGGGGGCGAAGCGTCGTTTGTCGCTGTCGCCATGGATGCCCGCGAAAGTGACATTGCTCCCAAGCTAGCACTCCCGGCCGCGCACACGCGCAGCCTGCCCGAGCAACCAACACGTACGCGGATTCCCTGGGGAAGCGCAGTGCTCACCACCGCCCTCGTGCTGTTGTTGCTGGAAGCCTGGGCGTCGGGCCGACTGGCCGCGGAGGGGCGCAGATGA
- a CDS encoding DUF58 domain-containing protein, with the protein MLDREFVHKLDRLQLIVPRPTSLREGQVRARSSPAPQGFEVHGFRPYAWGEDLRHLDWNAYARTGELLVRVFRAERESAAYLLLDTSASMAVAHADNSVHNFACRLAAALAYVCLRRNEPVALAALAASPPHCRISPRWRQRERALEACRFLEALSPRGRLDLTAAVASFLSHPLLPGTVLILSDFYYPPEESLRALAWLAARRLTVVALHLLPSSHLSPPVPNGVLTVRDAETGEERTLQWDAASRTAYQQALERHLAALRAGCHERGFYYARLDPEAGLETCVLGSLVQAGVLG; encoded by the coding sequence TTGCTCGACCGGGAGTTTGTCCACAAGCTCGACCGCTTGCAGTTGATCGTTCCGCGCCCGACCTCGCTGCGCGAAGGGCAGGTCCGAGCCCGCAGCTCCCCGGCCCCACAAGGCTTCGAGGTGCACGGATTTCGTCCGTACGCTTGGGGTGAAGACCTGCGCCACCTCGACTGGAACGCTTACGCGCGCACGGGCGAGCTGCTGGTTCGCGTCTTCCGTGCCGAGCGCGAAAGTGCTGCCTATCTTCTGCTCGACACTTCCGCCTCGATGGCTGTTGCGCACGCGGACAACAGCGTCCATAACTTTGCCTGCCGACTTGCAGCCGCGCTCGCTTACGTTTGCTTGCGGCGAAACGAGCCGGTGGCGCTGGCTGCACTGGCGGCATCGCCACCCCACTGCCGAATTTCTCCCCGGTGGCGCCAGCGCGAGCGCGCCTTAGAGGCGTGTCGCTTCCTCGAGGCGCTAAGTCCCAGGGGCCGCCTGGACCTAACCGCAGCAGTGGCCAGTTTTCTCTCCCATCCACTCCTTCCCGGTACGGTCCTTATACTCTCCGACTTCTATTACCCACCCGAGGAGTCGCTGCGGGCCCTGGCGTGGTTAGCCGCCCGACGGCTCACGGTGGTGGCTCTCCACCTGTTGCCGAGCAGCCACCTCTCGCCGCCGGTGCCAAACGGCGTGCTTACCGTGCGCGACGCGGAAACCGGGGAAGAGCGCACGTTGCAGTGGGATGCCGCAAGCCGCACTGCGTATCAGCAAGCGTTGGAGCGCCATCTCGCCGCGTTGCGCGCTGGGTGTCACGAGCGAGGGTTCTATTACGCACGCCTCGATCCGGAGGCCGGCTTAGAGACGTGCGTCCTCGGTTCGTTGGTGCAGGCCGGCGTGCTCGGGTAA
- a CDS encoding MoxR family ATPase: MNPPQRSIQVFVDTFNRMRSELGRVIVGHEEHLELILIAFFAGGHVLIEGLPGTGKTLIVRSLGELLNLSFARVQFTIDLMPADITGTRILIDEGGQRTFRFQPGPLFTHVLLADEINRATPKTQSALLEAMAELQVTVAGQSYPLPRPFFVLATLNPIEMEGTYPLPEAQLDRFFFKVVLRYPTHDELRRILARTTGESEVHLAPLFEAAVAAQEIERLRALVRQVMAAPRIESYAAALVQATMPSTSKFVPAGDAPLGPDEKIDRYVSFGASPRGGQALLLGAKVRALLDGRVHVTYDDIDAVAVPALSHRMVVNFAALAEGIEAGSLVEGILERARRLRA, encoded by the coding sequence ATGAACCCACCGCAACGCAGCATTCAGGTTTTCGTGGATACCTTCAACCGCATGCGCTCAGAGCTCGGGCGCGTCATCGTGGGGCACGAGGAGCACCTCGAGCTAATTCTCATTGCCTTCTTTGCTGGCGGGCATGTGCTGATCGAGGGACTGCCGGGAACCGGCAAAACCCTTATTGTTCGTAGCCTCGGAGAGCTCTTGAACCTGAGCTTTGCTCGAGTGCAGTTCACCATCGACTTAATGCCCGCCGACATCACGGGCACGCGCATTTTGATCGACGAAGGCGGCCAGCGCACGTTCCGCTTTCAGCCCGGGCCATTGTTCACGCACGTGCTGCTGGCCGACGAGATCAACCGCGCCACTCCGAAAACCCAGTCGGCCTTACTCGAGGCCATGGCTGAGCTTCAAGTCACCGTGGCGGGGCAATCCTATCCGCTGCCGCGACCGTTCTTCGTTCTCGCAACGTTAAACCCCATCGAAATGGAGGGCACCTATCCGCTGCCAGAGGCTCAGCTCGACCGCTTTTTCTTCAAAGTGGTCTTACGTTATCCGACGCACGATGAGCTCCGGCGCATTCTCGCCCGCACCACCGGAGAGAGCGAGGTGCATCTCGCTCCGTTGTTCGAGGCGGCAGTTGCGGCGCAGGAAATCGAACGGCTGCGGGCGCTGGTGCGGCAAGTCATGGCAGCGCCCCGCATCGAGTCGTATGCGGCCGCACTGGTGCAGGCCACCATGCCGTCGACTTCGAAGTTCGTGCCCGCCGGCGACGCCCCTTTGGGTCCGGATGAAAAAATCGATCGGTACGTAAGTTTCGGGGCAAGCCCGCGCGGAGGGCAAGCGCTGTTGCTCGGGGCTAAGGTGCGCGCCCTACTCGATGGTCGCGTGCACGTCACCTACGACGACATCGACGCCGTGGCGGTGCCCGCACTGAGCCATCGCATGGTCGTCAACTTTGCCGCGCTGGCGGAAGGCATCGAAGCGGGATCGCTGGTGGAGGGAATTTTGGAACGGGCCCGGCGCTTGCGAGCTTGA